The Elusimicrobiota bacterium genome has a window encoding:
- a CDS encoding phosphatidylserine decarboxylase → MMTSFPKEYIYDEADVPAQSPWTMESLLESLRRNSLPRGFQEFFDRDPERVPPADGAVVVSPADGILEIKPRAGKIEYIVHMRLTDVHVQRIPLAGTVVSVESQGADFYYPDDADYWLGVRAVTTIQSCLGPYVVRQMTTLITKRIETCVKPGESVSLGQRLGRIRLGSTVTLLLPESARPAAFPGRKVRAGETILARYD, encoded by the coding sequence ATGATGACTTCCTTTCCCAAGGAGTACATCTATGACGAGGCCGACGTCCCCGCGCAATCCCCGTGGACCATGGAGTCCCTGCTCGAGAGCCTGCGCCGAAACTCCTTACCGAGGGGATTCCAAGAGTTTTTCGATAGGGACCCCGAGCGCGTCCCCCCCGCCGATGGCGCCGTCGTGGTCTCGCCGGCCGATGGGATCCTGGAAATCAAGCCCCGAGCGGGGAAAATAGAATACATCGTCCATATGCGCCTGACCGACGTGCACGTGCAGAGGATACCCCTCGCCGGAACCGTCGTGAGCGTCGAAAGCCAAGGCGCGGATTTTTACTATCCGGACGACGCGGATTATTGGCTGGGGGTACGCGCCGTCACGACCATACAATCCTGCCTCGGCCCCTACGTCGTACGCCAAATGACGACTCTGATCACCAAGAGGATAGAAACCTGCGTGAAGCCGGGAGAATCCGTTTCCCTGGGCCAGCGCCTGGGGCGCATCAGGCTCGGCAGCACCGTCACCTTGCTGCTGCCCGAGTCGGCCCGTCCCGCGGCCTTTCCCGGCCGTAAGGTGCGGGCGGGAGAAACCATCCTGGCCCGCTACGATTAG
- a CDS encoding sterol desaturase family protein: MIAWKMAVYGAVYFEHSNIFLGASLEGVLRKGVVTPPMHMVHHSTARSQADSNYGVIFSFWDRIFRTYGAVADPEGIALGLPQEPIRGAEVMRLPEGAQEVEKASQGRSGTCSEG; this comes from the coding sequence ATGATCGCCTGGAAAATGGCGGTTTACGGGGCCGTCTACTTCGAGCACAGCAATATTTTCCTCGGGGCGTCCCTCGAAGGCGTGCTGCGCAAAGGGGTGGTCACTCCGCCCATGCACATGGTCCACCATTCAACGGCCAGGTCCCAGGCCGACTCGAACTACGGCGTTATATTCTCCTTTTGGGACCGAATTTTCAGGACCTACGGAGCGGTCGCGGACCCGGAGGGCATCGCTTTGGGGCTGCCGCAGGAGCCCATCCGGGGCGCTGAAGTCATGCGCTTGCCGGAAGGCGCGCAGGAAGTAGAGAAAGCAAGCCAAGGACGATCCGGAACATGTTCAGAGGGGTAG
- a CDS encoding UbiA family prenyltransferase, translating to MAGRFLKFRGHVVALYGLAYFYCARLILGAGHPSFFPLGICVMSFYGFVYLFNKACDTREDSVNAPSECLGPEERRAVLKLSLILYCLPLAYLIRLSRGPLLACYLVMGLVGACYSLPLGARKLRLKSFAATKALVPVCLAFGMLILLPLSARYHLGPAAAGLAFLRSLPLLMSVMAAEWLWDIRDAAGDESAGIRTLPVLIGARRTAALAALLMAGNLALGAALHLPMIAALSGLILAFALGCLRARTGFYYHALVIGECLLIGLALAAGPHP from the coding sequence ATGGCGGGCCGCTTCCTTAAATTTCGTGGGCATGTCGTAGCCCTCTACGGCCTGGCCTACTTCTATTGCGCGCGCCTCATCCTGGGAGCCGGGCATCCGAGCTTTTTCCCGCTGGGGATATGCGTCATGTCCTTCTACGGCTTTGTGTACCTCTTCAACAAAGCGTGCGACACTCGCGAGGACTCGGTCAACGCGCCCTCGGAATGCCTGGGACCGGAAGAGCGAAGGGCCGTCCTGAAGCTGAGCCTCATCCTCTATTGCCTCCCCCTCGCCTATTTGATCCGGCTCTCCCGAGGCCCGTTGCTCGCCTGCTACCTCGTCATGGGCCTGGTCGGCGCCTGCTACAGCCTGCCCCTGGGGGCGCGAAAGCTGCGCCTCAAATCCTTCGCCGCGACCAAGGCCCTCGTCCCGGTCTGCCTGGCCTTCGGCATGCTGATACTCCTGCCCCTATCGGCCCGCTACCATCTGGGCCCGGCCGCCGCGGGCCTGGCGTTCCTGCGCTCGCTGCCCCTTCTTATGAGCGTGATGGCCGCCGAATGGCTTTGGGACATCCGGGACGCCGCCGGTGACGAGTCCGCCGGTATCCGCACCTTGCCCGTATTGATCGGCGCGCGCAGGACCGCGGCATTGGCCGCCCTGCTCATGGCGGGCAACCTCGCCCTGGGGGCGGCGCTCCATCTCCCGATGATCGCGGCTCTCTCGGGCCTCATCCTGGCCTTCGCCTTGGGCTGCCTGCGCGCCAGGACGGGCTTCTATTACCACGCCTTGGTCATCGGCGAGTGCCTGTTGATCGGGCTGGCATTGGCGGCAGGCCCCCATCCATGA
- a CDS encoding UbiA family prenyltransferase produces the protein MTLLNAFFKFRGDIVLLFAAAYLDFSVKFLRRLDARQAMLGACFASLAAFVYLFNKLHDSREDAVNTPENCLTARQWKILACASALAFMAPLAYLFRLGLPRLWGPYLGLGALNILYSLPLGENRWRLKKFPLSKAGVTMLNGFWIIVMAPILAWHPFPWRGLPRILLGSIPLFLIIFGTAVLLDIRDMEGDRDSGNRTIPLIMGAGPAAGMVCLLMLAACLPVFWPAGRHPERGLPLIVAAFALGAPAARGSLYYHGLILAQCAALLLCLP, from the coding sequence ATGACTTTGCTCAACGCCTTCTTCAAATTCCGCGGGGACATCGTGCTCCTCTTTGCCGCCGCCTACCTGGATTTTAGCGTGAAATTCCTGAGAAGGCTGGACGCGCGCCAAGCGATGCTGGGCGCCTGCTTCGCGTCCTTGGCCGCCTTCGTCTACCTTTTCAACAAGCTGCATGATTCCCGGGAAGACGCCGTCAACACACCGGAAAATTGCCTGACCGCGCGCCAATGGAAGATTCTCGCGTGCGCCTCGGCATTGGCGTTTATGGCGCCTCTCGCTTATCTTTTCCGCCTGGGCCTGCCGCGGCTCTGGGGGCCTTACCTGGGCCTGGGCGCTCTCAACATCCTTTACAGCCTGCCCCTGGGAGAAAACCGCTGGCGCCTGAAAAAGTTTCCCCTAAGCAAGGCGGGCGTCACCATGCTCAACGGGTTCTGGATCATCGTCATGGCCCCGATCCTGGCTTGGCATCCCTTCCCCTGGCGTGGCCTGCCGAGGATACTCCTGGGCAGCATTCCCCTCTTCTTGATCATATTCGGCACCGCGGTATTGCTGGATATCAGGGACATGGAGGGAGACCGGGACAGCGGGAATAGGACTATTCCCCTGATTATGGGAGCCGGGCCCGCGGCTGGGATGGTGTGCCTCCTCATGCTGGCCGCCTGCCTTCCTGTTTTTTGGCCGGCCGGACGGCATCCCGAAAGAGGGCTCCCATTGATCGTCGCCGCCTTCGCCCTGGGCGCGCCGGCCGCCCGCGGCAGCCTATATTATCACGGGCTCATCCTGGCCCAGTGCGCCGCCCTCCTCCTCTGCCTGCCGTGA